One genomic segment of Helianthus annuus cultivar XRQ/B chromosome 14, HanXRQr2.0-SUNRISE, whole genome shotgun sequence includes these proteins:
- the LOC110909170 gene encoding uncharacterized protein LOC110909170 gives MLLLYMAVLSSAFSGLLLLNGGVMVEGVAVKVTGNISKIEDASYFRIYYGNTFKVIKNDLDGKSYLLIQSNSKMAAKTKYCTPRIKSFVIPLANFSMDVSYFPVSFFELLGLMPSLKGITSERIASPCLLKLYNEGQLQMLNKSEPQQFSQYTAHFISYNSNQQTQSCNYVAFVPIGEQTPLQRAEWIKYLGVFANVETRANEIYDAVKSNYMCLANSAASKKLKPIVAWMEFNDGVWTFTKEAYKLKYIEDAGGENLDESINKITYNITTIEDMEQLHAILCTVDVLIDGTLTPDPFGYNATLFLQNLNIEDQSCLAFLSHESVWRHDKRLSTDLALDWFDGAVSQPQLVLADLMEMLFPTGNYTTTYFRNLLKGEEATSLGLENCDRDTFTAMEPTIIACT, from the exons ATGTTACTATTGTATATGGCGGTTTTATCGTCGGCTTTTAGCGGTCTTTTGCTTCTCAATGGCGGAGTAATGGTGGAGGGCGTCGCTGTAAAAGTGACCGGTAACATTTCGAAGATAGAAGACGCTAGTTATTTTCGTATATATTATGGTAATACCTTCAAAGTCATCAAAAACGACCTTGATGGCAAGAGCTATCTTCTCATCCAG AGTAACTCAAAGATGGCAGCAAAGACCAAATATTGTACGCCAAGGATCAAATCATTTGTCATTCCATTAGCAAACTTTTCCATGGATGTCAGTTATTTTCCAG TTTCATTCTTTGAG CTTCTAGGACTCATGCCATCATTGAAAGGCATCACATCAGAAAGGATAGCTTCTCCATGTCTCCTTAAACTCTATAATGAGGGACAACTCCAAATGCTTAACAAGAGTGAGCCACAACAATTTTCTCAGTATACCGCGCATTTCATCAGCTATAACTCCAATCAACAAACTCAGTCATGCAACTATGTTGCTTTTGTCCCCATCGGCGAGCAAACTCCCCTCCAA AGGGCCGAGTGGATCAAGTACTTGGGAGTTTTTGCAAATGTGGAAACGAGAGCAAATGAAATCTATGATGCT GTGAAAAGCAATTACATGTGCTTGGCTAATTCTGCCGCAAGCAAAAAGCTCAAACCAATAGTGGCTTGGATGGAGTTTAATGAT GGTGTTTGGACTTTCACAAAAGAAGCATACAAGCTAAAG TATATAGAAGATGCAGGTGGAGAAAACCTGGATGAGTCCATAAACAAAATAACATACAACATAACAACTATTGAAGATATGGAACAACTTCATGCTATCTTATGT ACCGTAGATGTATTGATTGATGGAACGTTAACCCCAGACCCGTTTGGCTACAATGCAACGTTGTTTCTTCAAAACCTCAATATAGAGGATCAATCTTGTTTAGCATTTCTTTCACATGAAAGCGTGTGGAGACACGATAAACGCCTTTCAACTGACCTGGCTCTTG ATTGGTTCGATGGAGCTGTGTCGCAACCGCAACTAGTCCTTGCGGACCTAATGGAAATGTTGTTTCCAACGGGGAATTATACGACTACTTACTTTAGAAACCTCCTAAAG GGCGAAGAGGCTACAAGCCTTGGTCTTGAAAACTGCGATCGCGATACTTTTACGGCCATGGAGCCAACTATAATAGCATGCACATAG